CTCCCGGACAGACTATGCAAGAGATGAAGAGAACTTACCCAGCTGAGCTCTACACTACTCATTTCATAAACTTCCTAAGTCCAGTATTTGTGACTATGGCGATGAATTCATCCAAACTTACTCCATTGTTTAATACTTCATCGTCTATCCTAATTCTACCGGTATTTGTCTCCTTGACTTGATCTATGGGTATAAGCTTCCATCCCTTGTGTGGTCTCTTTACAGCTATTAATGGAGTTGCGCCCGCCCGCCGTGAAAATTCGATAAGCTTCTCTAGCTGTGTCCTATCTATGTATATTGGCGCATTATCACGCCTATACTTAACTTCTATTGCATATATTCTTCCTTTAAAGATTGCGACTATATCTGGATATGCTGCTAGCCTGGTTCTAGCCCCACTAGCTGGTGCTCTTATGACTGC
The window above is part of the Pyrodictium delaneyi genome. Proteins encoded here:
- the hjc gene encoding Holliday junction resolvase Hjc, with amino-acid sequence MDNARRRRGFEAERELVRKLWSKGFAVIRAPASGARTRLAAYPDIVAIFKGRIYAIEVKYRRDNAPIYIDRTQLEKLIEFSRRAGATPLIAVKRPHKGWKLIPIDQVKETNTGRIRIDDEVLNNGVSLDEFIAIVTNTGLRKFMK